The proteins below come from a single Gossypium raimondii isolate GPD5lz chromosome 2, ASM2569854v1, whole genome shotgun sequence genomic window:
- the LOC128034042 gene encoding uncharacterized protein LOC128034042: MAPYEALYSRKCRTPLCWTELGERCVLGPELVSETEDKVRLIWDHLKPASDRQKSYTDLKGCEIEYSVGDFVFSRSHHGRRRYRSDPTHIVLVEEIEVRPNLTFEEEPIHILDRDVKVLRRKSIPLVKVLWRNHSTKESR, translated from the exons atggcaccGTACGAGGCACTGTACAGTCGTAAGTGTCGCACTCCTTTATGctggactgagttgggcgagcgatgtgttttgggtcctgagttggtctcTGAGACAGAGGATAAAGTTAGATTGATTTGGGATCATTTGAAACCGGCTTCTGACAGGCAAAAATCTTATACGGATTTGAAGGGGTGTGAGATCGAGTATTCTGTAGGGGACTTCGTTTTCTCAAGGTCTCACCATGGAAGAAG GCGTTACCGCTCTGATCCTACTCATATTGTCcttgttgaggagattgaggttaggccgAACTTGACCTTTGAAGAGGAGCCTATACATATTCTGGATCGTGACGTAAAGGTTCTGAGGAGGAAGTCTATTCCTTTAGTGAAGGTTCTATGGCGTAATCATAGCACTAAGGAGTCCAGGTAG